Proteins encoded by one window of Xylella fastidiosa:
- a CDS encoding HigA family addiction module antitoxin, producing the protein MKRMHNPAHPGEVLREYLGELTVTNAAAKLGVSRVALSRILNGTNGISADMALRLEDALGTSAEMWAAMQFKYDLWVASQQPRPKITRLHV; encoded by the coding sequence ATGAAACGTATGCACAATCCCGCACATCCAGGTGAAGTGTTGCGTGAGTATCTTGGTGAGCTCACTGTGACCAATGCGGCTGCAAAGCTAGGCGTCAGCCGTGTGGCTTTGTCGCGTATTCTCAATGGTACCAATGGCATCTCTGCCGATATGGCCCTTCGCCTGGAAGATGCGCTTGGCACCAGTGCAGAGATGTGGGCAGCCATGCAGTTCAAGTATGACCTGTGGGTTGCTAGTCAGCAGCCACGCCCGAAGATCACGCGCCTTCATGTTTAG
- a CDS encoding phage baseplate assembly protein V, with product MRQTLNEHTRQLAHLILQGTVAELDPATACVRIEAGELLTDWLPVMASRAGADRSWWLPHLGEQVIALCPNGDSALGIVLPGSLYQETFPAPSNTAHQPCLLFGDGTRITYDRQAHALTVDASAASGTVTLICATATLNASDRLTLDTPSLHLTGNLTVDGTIHAQGDITAADIGLQRHHHTAQGPNAPTTPAQG from the coding sequence ATGAGACAGACACTCAACGAACACACCCGCCAATTAGCACACCTGATCCTCCAAGGGACCGTCGCCGAACTGGACCCTGCAACCGCCTGCGTGCGGATTGAAGCCGGAGAACTGCTCACCGACTGGCTGCCTGTCATGGCCTCACGTGCCGGAGCCGACCGCTCCTGGTGGCTGCCGCACCTGGGCGAACAAGTCATTGCACTGTGCCCCAATGGAGATTCGGCACTGGGCATCGTCTTGCCTGGCAGCCTCTACCAAGAGACCTTCCCTGCGCCCAGCAACACCGCCCACCAGCCCTGCCTGCTGTTTGGCGACGGAACACGCATCACCTACGACCGCCAAGCCCACGCCCTGACCGTAGATGCTTCCGCCGCATCCGGCACCGTCACCCTGATCTGTGCCACCGCCACCCTCAATGCCAGCGACCGCCTCACCTTGGACACGCCCAGCCTCCACCTCACCGGCAACCTCACCGTAGACGGCACCATTCACGCACAAGGGGACATCACCGCCGCAGACATTGGCCTACAACGTCACCACCATACGGCCCAAGGACCCAATGCACCGACCACCCCTGCACAGGGGTAG
- a CDS encoding type II toxin-antitoxin system RelE/ParE family toxin: MIKSFRHKGIQQFFLKGSTAGIQTKHAAKLRIQLTALESAKRPEDMNAPGWKLHPLKGADLKGHWSIWVNGNYRLTFAFEGEDAILVDYQDYH; encoded by the coding sequence ATGATCAAAAGTTTCCGCCACAAAGGCATTCAACAATTCTTCCTCAAGGGATCAACCGCTGGTATCCAAACCAAACACGCCGCCAAACTGCGTATCCAGCTCACCGCGTTGGAGAGTGCCAAGCGCCCCGAAGATATGAATGCTCCAGGCTGGAAACTGCACCCACTAAAAGGCGCTGACTTAAAAGGTCATTGGTCCATCTGGGTGAATGGCAACTATCGCCTCACGTTTGCTTTTGAAGGCGAAGACGCAATCTTGGTCGACTATCAGGATTATCACTAG
- a CDS encoding type II toxin-antitoxin system MqsR family toxin — MEKGTSHYKLPVVKALVKAGKVRATATAYQGARELGIKDLTGMCTVVLALTSADFYKSMTTYADHTVFQDVYHAKTASGDEVYLKLTVIDDVLIVSFKEL, encoded by the coding sequence ATGGAGAAAGGCACATCTCACTATAAGCTACCAGTCGTCAAAGCCTTGGTGAAAGCTGGCAAGGTCAGGGCTACAGCGACCGCCTACCAAGGAGCACGTGAGCTCGGCATCAAAGATTTAACTGGAATGTGCACCGTTGTCTTGGCGCTCACGTCTGCCGACTTCTACAAGAGCATGACGACCTACGCGGATCACACAGTATTCCAGGATGTGTACCACGCCAAGACGGCAAGCGGTGATGAGGTGTACCTGAAGTTAACTGTCATTGATGACGTGTTGATTGTTTCCTTCAAGGAGTTATGA
- a CDS encoding type II toxin-antitoxin system MqsA family antitoxin: MRCPCCGAAELIHDTRDMLYTYKSETTSIPTVTGDFCPACGEVVLDREHGDRYSELVGLFQRQVNSAYVDPGYITKVRRKLDLDQRQAAELFGGGVNAFSRYENGKTKPPLSLVKLFKLLDRHPDLLNEVKSS; this comes from the coding sequence ATGAGATGTCCATGCTGCGGCGCGGCAGAACTGATCCACGACACGCGCGACATGCTTTACACCTACAAGAGCGAAACTACTAGTATCCCAACGGTGACCGGCGACTTCTGCCCGGCTTGTGGCGAAGTCGTCTTGGACCGTGAACATGGTGATCGTTACAGCGAATTGGTCGGCTTGTTCCAACGTCAGGTGAATTCGGCCTACGTCGATCCTGGTTACATTACCAAGGTACGCCGGAAGCTTGATCTCGACCAGCGGCAAGCTGCCGAACTGTTCGGTGGTGGTGTTAATGCTTTCTCACGTTACGAGAACGGTAAAACCAAGCCGCCGCTGTCTTTGGTTAAGTTATTCAAGCTTCTGGATCGCCACCCCGATTTGCTCAACGAAGTGAAGAGTTCCTAA
- a CDS encoding baseplate assembly protein, whose amino-acid sequence MDNTLTAIDISKLPMPDVIRQVAADVILQEMLADLAARDPTLKNLLPSDPIYTLLEVAAYREAVRRYQSNEDAKAVMVALASDADLDHLAALFRVKRLVLEAGDPTQGIPPRMESDAAFRRRIVLAPEGYSVAGPEGAYIYHAISAHPDVLDVSATSPTPGDVIITVLSRSANGQPSQDVLDAVMAAVNQESVRPMTDHVTVQPAQITDYQVHARLHTYAGPDAAVVLSEAHRRITAYTTDTFRLGRDIALSGLYAGLHVEGIQRVELITPQQGLTMDRTQAARCTNITVVHGGVDE is encoded by the coding sequence ATGGACAACACTCTGACGGCGATTGATATCTCCAAGCTGCCCATGCCCGATGTCATCCGGCAAGTGGCCGCAGACGTGATCTTGCAAGAGATGCTGGCTGATCTGGCGGCACGTGACCCGACCCTGAAAAACCTCCTGCCCTCAGACCCCATCTACACCCTGTTAGAAGTGGCCGCCTACCGCGAAGCCGTGCGCCGCTACCAAAGCAATGAAGATGCCAAAGCCGTCATGGTGGCCTTGGCCAGCGATGCCGACCTAGATCATTTAGCCGCATTATTTCGCGTCAAGCGCCTCGTGTTGGAGGCAGGTGACCCCACTCAAGGCATCCCCCCGAGGATGGAGAGTGATGCTGCCTTTCGGCGGCGTATCGTCCTTGCACCGGAAGGCTACAGCGTCGCCGGTCCGGAAGGCGCTTACATCTACCATGCCATCAGCGCCCATCCCGACGTGCTTGACGTCAGCGCCACCAGCCCAACCCCTGGGGACGTCATCATCACCGTACTATCACGCAGCGCCAACGGACAGCCCTCACAAGACGTGCTTGACGCCGTGATGGCCGCTGTCAACCAAGAATCAGTACGCCCCATGACCGATCACGTGACCGTACAACCGGCACAGATCACTGACTACCAAGTTCACGCACGATTGCACACCTACGCCGGACCGGATGCAGCGGTCGTCCTGTCCGAAGCACACCGCCGCATCACCGCCTACACCACAGACACATTCCGCTTAGGGCGAGATATCGCCCTGAGTGGCCTGTATGCCGGACTGCATGTCGAAGGCATCCAACGCGTAGAACTCATCACACCACAACAGGGACTGACGATGGACCGTACCCAGGCGGCCCGCTGCACCAACATCACCGTCGTGCATGGTGGCGTGGATGAATGA
- a CDS encoding GPW/gp25 family protein, with protein MRGMNMHTGKPLDGIDHLRQSVQNILSTPLGSRIMRRDYGSRLPHLLDAPITRALTMDLYAATAQALAAHEPRITLRQVTARATASGTVTLVLTAHYLPEGKTVTLDGIQVR; from the coding sequence ATGCGCGGAATGAACATGCACACCGGAAAGCCGCTTGATGGCATCGACCACCTGCGCCAATCGGTGCAAAACATCTTGAGCACCCCATTAGGGAGCCGGATCATGCGCCGTGATTACGGCAGCCGACTACCACACCTGCTTGATGCCCCGATCACACGTGCCCTAACAATGGACCTGTACGCGGCCACCGCACAAGCCCTTGCCGCACACGAGCCACGGATCACCCTGCGGCAAGTGACGGCCCGCGCCACCGCATCGGGCACGGTAACCCTTGTGTTGACTGCCCACTACCTTCCTGAGGGGAAAACCGTCACCCTAGACGGCATCCAGGTGCGTTGA
- a CDS encoding phage tail protein I produces MNEPLHSLLPPTATPLMRTLEQVMARMADIPIPFKQLWDPHTCPEPLLPWLAWSLSVDTWRSTWPVHIKRARIAAAIEIQRCKGSVKSVRDVVRSFGGDVLITEWWQQNPPAAPHTFTLLLTLSGQGGSQSTAEFVADVITEVIRTKPVRSHFTFTQGVHTIGQIGLLGGAQITAYRRLHLTQAA; encoded by the coding sequence ATGAATGAACCCCTGCACAGCCTGCTTCCCCCCACGGCAACACCGCTCATGCGCACCCTGGAGCAAGTGATGGCACGCATGGCTGACATCCCGATCCCATTCAAACAACTATGGGACCCGCACACCTGCCCCGAGCCATTACTCCCCTGGCTGGCCTGGTCATTGTCCGTGGACACCTGGCGCAGCACGTGGCCCGTGCATATCAAACGCGCGCGTATTGCAGCAGCCATCGAGATTCAGCGTTGCAAAGGCAGCGTTAAAAGTGTGCGCGATGTGGTGCGCAGCTTTGGCGGAGACGTCCTCATCACCGAATGGTGGCAACAAAACCCACCGGCTGCACCGCACACCTTCACACTGCTGCTCACCTTATCCGGGCAAGGCGGCAGCCAGAGCACCGCCGAATTTGTCGCAGATGTCATTACAGAAGTCATCCGCACCAAACCCGTTCGCAGCCATTTCACCTTTACCCAGGGCGTGCACACCATCGGACAGATTGGCCTGCTGGGTGGCGCACAGATCACCGCGTACCGACGCCTACACCTCACCCAGGCCGCATGA
- a CDS encoding head-tail joining protein, with the protein MHHPSWDDLDAFLETDDFAVTAQLHSEKTGRVHQCTIVFDATYIDADIGDYRMNAPEPSFTCKESDVMDFKKHDYARIEDRHYRLTHDPQPDGTGMALVRLAPMAPP; encoded by the coding sequence ATGCACCACCCCTCCTGGGATGACCTAGACGCCTTCCTAGAAACCGATGATTTTGCCGTGACAGCCCAATTACACTCGGAGAAAACGGGGCGCGTCCATCAATGCACCATTGTTTTTGACGCGACCTACATTGATGCGGACATCGGCGACTACAGAATGAACGCCCCAGAACCCTCCTTTACCTGCAAAGAAAGCGATGTTATGGACTTCAAAAAACATGACTACGCCCGCATTGAAGATCGCCACTACCGCCTCACCCACGACCCACAACCGGATGGAACCGGCATGGCCCTCGTGCGGCTGGCCCCGATGGCGCCCCCATGA